The proteins below are encoded in one region of Aquisphaera giovannonii:
- a CDS encoding sensor histidine kinase, protein MSLASRLSLFFLASLAVVLVGFSAALYILGRSYLTRQVDQRLEKALDALEDAVAVDSDGLEWEPRDRRLSLGMDTRLEDIRWIVQDGRGAEIDRSPDARGEGFPPPIAPGSLAIPPGNETAHADVAGWRLARHHLQLKELLRQMARSPEEIDEDGYEELLLTVGVSIAPMEAGLRMLGLALIAIPAALWLLCAAAGRWLCRRALAPLDRMAAHARELAATDHPGGLPVPRTGDELEELGRAFNELLGHREEALERQRRFAGDASHQLRTPLAGLLGFIEVVRRRPRPAEEYEQTLDRVHREAGRLSQIVESLLFLARADAEAACPECEPIDLGSWLPGVLDAWSSHARAADLRVEIADPSPVAGAHPPLLSQAIGNLVDNALKYSEPGSPVTVSCRRDSATVLVAIEDRGCGMTPEEASAAFEPFYRSPRARKLGRSGVGLGLAVVRRIVAASGGTIAVESEPGRGSRFLLRLPAAEAATGDAVPIPPCAVRAST, encoded by the coding sequence ATGAGCCTGGCCAGCCGCCTCTCGCTCTTCTTCCTCGCGTCGCTCGCCGTCGTGCTGGTGGGCTTTTCCGCGGCCCTTTACATCCTGGGCCGGTCGTATCTGACGAGGCAGGTGGACCAGCGGCTGGAGAAGGCCCTGGACGCGCTGGAAGACGCCGTCGCCGTGGACTCCGACGGCCTGGAATGGGAGCCCCGGGACCGCAGGCTCTCGCTGGGCATGGACACGAGGCTGGAGGACATCCGCTGGATCGTCCAGGATGGACGCGGTGCCGAGATCGATCGCTCGCCGGACGCCCGCGGCGAGGGCTTCCCGCCGCCGATCGCCCCCGGGAGCCTGGCGATCCCGCCGGGCAACGAGACCGCGCACGCGGACGTCGCCGGATGGCGGCTCGCGAGGCACCACCTGCAACTCAAGGAGCTGCTCCGCCAGATGGCCAGGTCGCCGGAGGAGATCGACGAGGACGGCTACGAGGAGCTCCTCCTCACCGTCGGCGTCTCGATCGCCCCCATGGAGGCCGGCCTCCGCATGCTCGGGCTGGCCCTGATCGCCATCCCGGCGGCCCTCTGGCTCCTCTGCGCCGCGGCCGGCCGGTGGCTCTGCCGCAGGGCGCTCGCCCCGCTCGACCGGATGGCCGCCCACGCCCGCGAGCTGGCCGCGACCGACCACCCGGGGGGGCTGCCGGTGCCCCGGACGGGCGACGAGCTGGAGGAGCTCGGCCGGGCCTTCAACGAGCTCCTCGGCCACCGGGAGGAGGCCCTCGAGCGGCAGCGGCGGTTCGCGGGCGACGCCTCGCACCAGCTCCGCACGCCGCTGGCCGGGCTCCTCGGCTTCATCGAGGTCGTCCGCCGGAGGCCGCGGCCGGCGGAGGAATACGAGCAGACGCTGGACCGCGTGCATCGCGAGGCCGGCCGGCTGAGCCAGATCGTGGAGTCCCTCCTGTTCCTCGCCCGGGCCGACGCGGAGGCCGCCTGCCCGGAGTGCGAGCCCATCGACCTCGGCTCGTGGCTCCCCGGCGTGCTCGACGCCTGGTCGAGCCATGCCAGGGCCGCGGACCTCCGCGTCGAGATCGCGGATCCATCACCGGTCGCCGGGGCACACCCGCCCCTGCTCTCCCAGGCGATCGGGAACCTCGTGGACAACGCGCTGAAGTACAGTGAGCCCGGCTCGCCCGTGACGGTCTCATGCCGGCGGGATAGCGCCACCGTGCTCGTCGCGATCGAGGACCGCGGCTGCGGGATGACTCCCGAGGAGGCCTCCGCGGCCTTCGAGCCGTTCTACCGATCGCCGCGAGCCCGCAAGCTCGGGCGATCCGGCGTGGGCCTGGGCCTCGCGGTCGTCCGCCGCATCGTCGCCGCCTCGGGGGGCACGATCGCCGTCGAGAGCGAGCCCGGCCGCGGCAGCCGGTTCCTCCTCCGCCTGCCGGCGGCCGAGGCCGCGACCGGCGATGCGGTCCCGATCCCGCCTTGTGCCGTCAGGGCCTCGACGTAA
- a CDS encoding sigma-70 family RNA polymerase sigma factor — MGETEDETAGGRLRTLFGAGAVGNLADGRLLERFAARDGEAAELAFAVLVERHGPMVLSVCRSVLRDPHQADDAFQASFLVLARRAPSLRVNGSLGPWLHQVAYRVSLAARAAAARRQKHERRAGELAAWTVREDGAGDLAEVLHEEVNRLPRNCQEAVVLCYFEGLSPSQASRRLGCPLGTVQSRLARGRERLRSRLARRGVAPAMGLVEAGLVANANAAGPPASLVAEAVRAAAQSGLGTGAVASMARGVMRSMILTKLRMTLGVIAALAAVIAGARPWLRGAPAPLPPPDLPRIRHELGATEIAEAPRPRPAAEAVPPWRGLAWAEVAPDEMQGILQRLAEQSRGNYEKIRTWKGSYAVVVRKYLDENFVSQLPPAARGGKHRGPLIQEFDRTLAFAFDPAADSLYRDLETSRMRFLVPGTHDEVTIPNVGARDHRSILTPTTYLDFDPKERATSSFLPDHPDAQNKRMAKRFPEREARMREGGEPDPRDFFKTDPGNTIWSEPELYAQALKGLQGAESLKTVAERLRLLRAAGPGGTWYCGSMSFGNPGEASLTATTVWSPQAGYNPVSHVRTSGKEDGTPESKIEWGWKRIGDVYVPESMNATSYRPDGVLSRGLEARLKDCAVNRPLDPHQFDERGLGLEDGDLILDHNERVAYIMKGGKPVRLAAFGERSILKSSPEPAPPRPSLPAAKATEHAATGRIYTTASLGTNGEGMPVPSVVAVDPNTAEVTKVFDAFSNGVRVSPDGKNVAYTAIDRSVEAFPERHHQYVWIRSTAGGEPRKVLPLNADGGGATPVWSPDGRQLLVSVGVQDEKLHRWVFESVRVNADGTDRQVLKIPPDDMVLDWSADGKTLLTASSRGAKVGWQLYLIWLDGLNMARLTDGGNPFDARFSPDGRRIVYTDGPTADRRGIWIIDVAGDGRGPRRLLETGTQSASACWSPDGHQLVVAIDGEKPEDHGRLDILELDGAHRTLLTFPGQRAAAGPDWR, encoded by the coding sequence ATGGGCGAAACCGAGGACGAGACGGCCGGCGGTCGGCTCCGGACGCTGTTCGGCGCGGGGGCGGTCGGGAATCTGGCCGACGGCCGCCTGCTGGAGCGGTTCGCGGCCCGGGACGGCGAGGCGGCGGAGCTGGCCTTCGCGGTGCTCGTCGAGCGGCACGGGCCGATGGTGCTGTCGGTCTGCCGATCGGTCCTCCGCGATCCCCATCAGGCCGACGACGCCTTCCAGGCGAGCTTCCTCGTCCTGGCACGACGGGCCCCCTCGCTGCGCGTGAACGGCTCGCTCGGGCCGTGGCTGCACCAGGTGGCCTACCGGGTCTCCCTGGCGGCTCGCGCGGCCGCGGCGCGACGACAGAAGCACGAGCGCCGGGCCGGCGAGCTCGCCGCCTGGACGGTCCGCGAGGACGGGGCCGGGGACCTGGCCGAGGTCCTCCACGAGGAGGTGAACCGGCTGCCGCGGAACTGCCAGGAGGCCGTCGTCCTCTGCTACTTCGAAGGGCTCTCCCCGTCGCAGGCGTCCCGGAGGCTGGGATGCCCGCTCGGCACGGTGCAGAGCCGCCTGGCGAGGGGCCGCGAGCGGCTCCGGTCCCGGCTGGCCCGCCGGGGCGTGGCGCCGGCCATGGGCCTCGTCGAGGCCGGCCTGGTCGCGAACGCAAACGCCGCGGGTCCTCCGGCCTCGCTCGTCGCGGAGGCCGTCCGGGCCGCGGCGCAATCGGGTCTGGGTACGGGGGCGGTCGCCTCCATGGCACGAGGAGTCATGAGATCCATGATCCTGACCAAGCTGAGGATGACGTTGGGCGTGATCGCCGCTCTGGCCGCCGTGATCGCCGGAGCCCGGCCATGGCTCCGGGGAGCACCCGCGCCCTTGCCTCCGCCGGACCTGCCGCGGATTCGGCACGAGCTGGGGGCGACGGAGATTGCCGAGGCGCCCCGGCCCCGTCCCGCGGCCGAGGCCGTGCCCCCCTGGCGAGGGCTGGCGTGGGCCGAGGTCGCCCCGGACGAGATGCAGGGGATCCTCCAGCGCCTCGCCGAGCAGTCGAGGGGGAATTACGAGAAGATCCGGACGTGGAAGGGTTCCTACGCGGTCGTGGTCCGCAAGTACCTGGACGAGAACTTCGTCAGCCAGTTGCCGCCGGCTGCCCGGGGCGGCAAGCATCGTGGCCCGCTGATCCAGGAGTTCGACCGGACCCTCGCCTTCGCGTTCGATCCCGCCGCCGATTCCCTCTACCGCGACCTGGAAACGAGCCGGATGCGGTTCCTCGTGCCGGGCACGCACGACGAGGTTACGATCCCCAACGTGGGGGCGCGAGACCACAGGTCGATCCTCACGCCGACCACCTACCTCGACTTCGACCCCAAGGAACGGGCCACATCTTCGTTCCTCCCCGACCACCCGGACGCCCAGAACAAGCGGATGGCGAAGCGCTTCCCGGAGCGCGAGGCGAGGATGCGGGAGGGCGGCGAGCCCGACCCGCGGGACTTCTTCAAGACCGATCCCGGGAACACGATCTGGAGCGAGCCGGAACTCTACGCCCAGGCCCTGAAGGGGCTGCAAGGGGCCGAGTCGTTGAAGACCGTCGCCGAGCGGCTCAGGCTCCTGAGGGCGGCGGGACCGGGCGGGACGTGGTATTGCGGGAGCATGAGCTTCGGCAACCCGGGCGAGGCGTCCCTCACGGCCACCACCGTCTGGAGCCCGCAGGCCGGATACAACCCGGTGAGCCACGTCCGGACATCCGGAAAGGAGGACGGCACGCCCGAGTCGAAGATCGAGTGGGGCTGGAAACGCATCGGCGACGTTTATGTTCCCGAAAGCATGAACGCGACGAGCTATCGGCCCGACGGCGTCCTGTCCCGCGGGCTGGAGGCCCGGCTGAAGGATTGTGCCGTGAACCGGCCGCTCGATCCCCACCAGTTCGACGAGCGGGGGCTCGGGCTTGAGGACGGCGACCTGATCCTGGACCACAACGAGCGGGTCGCGTACATCATGAAGGGGGGCAAGCCGGTCCGCCTCGCCGCCTTCGGCGAGCGGTCGATCCTGAAGTCCTCGCCCGAGCCGGCCCCGCCTCGACCGTCCCTGCCGGCGGCCAAGGCAACCGAACACGCGGCGACCGGCCGGATCTACACGACGGCGAGCCTCGGCACCAATGGGGAGGGCATGCCGGTCCCGTCCGTCGTGGCCGTCGATCCCAACACGGCCGAGGTCACGAAGGTCTTCGACGCCTTCTCGAACGGCGTCCGCGTCTCGCCGGACGGGAAGAACGTCGCCTACACGGCCATCGACCGGTCCGTCGAGGCCTTCCCGGAACGGCACCATCAATACGTCTGGATCCGCTCGACCGCGGGCGGCGAGCCGCGGAAGGTCCTGCCCCTGAACGCCGACGGCGGCGGGGCGACGCCGGTCTGGTCGCCCGACGGGCGGCAGCTCCTCGTCAGCGTGGGCGTCCAGGACGAGAAGCTTCATCGGTGGGTCTTCGAATCGGTGCGCGTGAACGCCGACGGGACCGACAGACAGGTCCTGAAGATTCCTCCCGATGATATGGTGCTGGACTGGTCGGCCGACGGGAAAACGCTTCTGACGGCGTCCTCGCGGGGCGCTAAGGTTGGATGGCAGCTCTATCTCATTTGGCTCGACGGTCTGAACATGGCCCGGTTGACCGACGGGGGCAATCCCTTCGACGCGAGGTTCTCGCCCGACGGGCGCCGGATCGTTTACACGGACGGGCCGACGGCGGATCGCAGGGGAATCTGGATCATCGACGTTGCTGGCGATGGCCGAGGCCCCCGTCGCCTCCTCGAGACCGGCACCCAGTCCGCGTCCGCCTGCTGGTCCCCGGATGGGCATCAACTGGTGGTTGCGATCGACGGGGAGAAGCCCGAAGACCATGGGCGCCTGGATATCCTCGAGCTGGACGGGGCCCATCGCACGCTCCTGACCTTCCCCGGGCAGAGAGCGGCCGCAGGGCCCGACTGGAGGTGA
- a CDS encoding response regulator transcription factor encodes MGIRILTVEDDELIAETLVRGLREEGFAVEHAPDGGAAVAALQAGAWDLVILDWWLPGEDGLEVLRRFRRRDRETPVLFLTARDAVPDRVRGLNGGADDYLCKPFAFDELLARVRALLRRGEGRAGTELSFGDVELDLATQKASRDGHPLDLKAKEYALLVYFLRHPGQVLSRTRIYEHVWDERYDGISNTLEVHVFELRKKLEARGGPRLIHTLRGRGYVFGDPPGEG; translated from the coding sequence ATGGGGATCCGCATCCTGACGGTCGAGGACGACGAGCTGATCGCCGAGACCCTCGTTCGGGGCCTCCGCGAGGAGGGCTTCGCCGTGGAGCATGCCCCCGACGGCGGGGCGGCCGTCGCGGCGCTCCAGGCGGGGGCGTGGGACCTCGTGATCCTCGACTGGTGGCTGCCCGGCGAGGACGGGCTGGAGGTGCTCCGCCGGTTCCGACGCCGCGATCGGGAGACGCCGGTCCTCTTCCTGACGGCGAGGGACGCGGTGCCCGACCGGGTCCGCGGGCTCAACGGCGGCGCGGACGATTACCTCTGCAAGCCGTTCGCCTTCGACGAGCTGCTGGCCCGCGTCCGCGCCCTGCTCCGCCGCGGCGAGGGGAGGGCCGGCACCGAGCTGAGCTTCGGCGACGTGGAACTCGACCTCGCCACCCAGAAGGCCTCCCGGGACGGCCATCCGCTGGACCTCAAGGCGAAGGAGTACGCCCTCCTCGTCTACTTCCTCCGCCATCCCGGCCAGGTCCTCTCGCGGACGAGGATCTACGAGCACGTCTGGGACGAGCGCTACGACGGGATCTCGAACACGCTCGAGGTCCACGTCTTCGAGCTGCGGAAGAAGCTCGAGGCCCGCGGCGGCCCCCGGCTGATCCACACGCTGCGGGGCCGCGGCTACGTCTTCGGCGACCCGCCGGGGGAGGGGTGA